The region TACTGGCGTTCCCTCGGTCTCGGATATGAAGCGTTCGGCAAGAAGGTCACCGTTCCCGTTGCCTATCAGGCCGCCCAGAGCGAAGGTGACCAGTTGGGCCAGCTTACCATTGCCGAAGGCATGATCACGCAGGGCTACAACGTTCTGCTCGTGTCTCCGCAGACGGATGCCAACTTGCAGCCGGTGATCGAGCAGGCCAAGGCCGCCAATATTCCTGTCGTGAACGTCAATGATGCGGTCATCCCGCAGGCCGAACATTATGTCGGTAACGTCCAGCGGGACAATGGCGTGCGTGTAGCCAAGTGGTTCATCCAGAACCGTCCTGAAGGTGGCAAGGTGGCCATCGTTGAAGGACAGGCCGGTGTTTATGCCGCTGTCCAGCGCACTGATGGCTTCAAGTCCACCATCAGCGAAGGTGGCAAGTTCCAGGTCGTCGCCAGCGTTCCCGGCAATTGGGATCGCCAGACCTCCTATGATGCTGCGACCAACATTCTCAACCAGCATCCAGATTTGATTGGTTTCTACGCCAATAATGACGGCATGGCGCTGGGCATTGTCGAAGCGGTCAAGGCTGCCGGTCTTGCAGGCAAGGTCGCAGTCTTCGGCACGGATGGCATTTCCGATGCCTATGCATCGATCAAGGCTGGCGAACTCACCGGCACCGTAGACAGCTTCCCGGTTCTGACGGGCGAAGTCGCACTGGAAACCGCGTTGCGTCTCGTTGCCGGTCAGAAGTTGCCACGCGTGGTTGCCACGCCACAGGCGCTGATCACCGCTGACAATCTCAGCCGCTACCAGGGCGAGGGCGTCGATGTGCGCGCCGTGCTGATGGAAGATGCCAAGACGGCCAAGTAATGAGCGCTCAGGGGAGGCGGGTTTCGCCCGCATCCCCATCAGCCTGAGAGGTGGAATGATGACGCCGCGACTGAGATTTGAGACGATTTCCAAGAGTTTTCCCGGCGTCAACGCGCTGACGGATGTCTCCTTCGACGTGGCTCCCGGTGAAATCCACGGACTCCTCGGGGAAAACGGCGCCGGTAAGTCAACGCTTCTGCGCATTCTATCCGGCGTTTTTCGACCGACATCCGGCACCGTCTTCGTGGATGGTGAGGCTGTCGCCTTCAGGAAGCCGATGGACGCGCGTGCAGCCGGTATCGCGATGATCCATCAGGAACTTCAGCAAGTGCCGCATTTGAGCGTCGCCCAGAATATGTTTCTTGGCCATTCGCTGACGCATATGGGCGGCATGTTCGTCTCCCGCCGCGAGCAGGAAGCACGCGCCGCCGAAGCACTTTCCAAGATCGACAAGAGCATCGACCCATCGGCACCGATATCGTCGCTCAAGGTCGCGCAGCGCCAGATCGTTGAAATCGGTCGCGCGCTTCTCGACAAGGCGAAGGTCATCGCCATGGACGAGCCCACATCGAGCCTGACGCCCAGCGAGTTCGATCGACTGGCCGAAGTCATTGCCAGCCTGTCGGCAAGTGGCGTGTCCATTATCTACGTGTCGCACAAGATGGATGAGGTGTTCCGCATCTGCCAGCGCTCCAGCATCATGCGCGACGGTAAGTTGGTAGACATCGTTGATCTCTCCAAGGTCTCGGAAACCGACGTAATCGCCAAGATGGTCGGTCGTGAATTGATGCAGGAAGAGCATAATTCCTTCGTTACCGATACCGTGAAACTCGAAGCCAGAAACCTGTCTTCGGCCACCAGAATTCGCGATGTGTCCTTTACCCTGCACAAGGGCGAAGTGCTCGGCATCGCAGGGCTCGTCGGCTCTGGCCGCACCGAACTTCTTCGCTTGCTGGCGGGCGTAGACAGGCTGAGCGCCGGGTCTATTGCCATCGATGGCAAGGAGCAGAGCTTCGCCAATCCGCGTGACGCCATTGCTGCAGGTATCGGGCTAGTGCCGGAAGAGCGCAAGCGTGAGGGCATCATCCCCTTGCGCCCCGTCGCCACCAACATGGCTTTGGCCTCCCTTGGCAGCTTTTCATCCGGCGGCATGATCAACAACTCAAAGCTACGCGCCACCGCTCAGGATTTGTTGAAACGCGTCAATCTGCGGCCCTTCCAGCTGGATCGCCCGATCCGCCTGTTCAGTGGTGGCAACCAGCAGAAAGCGATCATCGCGCGCTGGCTGGCGG is a window of Agrobacterium vaccinii DNA encoding:
- a CDS encoding sugar ABC transporter ATP-binding protein gives rise to the protein MTPRLRFETISKSFPGVNALTDVSFDVAPGEIHGLLGENGAGKSTLLRILSGVFRPTSGTVFVDGEAVAFRKPMDARAAGIAMIHQELQQVPHLSVAQNMFLGHSLTHMGGMFVSRREQEARAAEALSKIDKSIDPSAPISSLKVAQRQIVEIGRALLDKAKVIAMDEPTSSLTPSEFDRLAEVIASLSASGVSIIYVSHKMDEVFRICQRSSIMRDGKLVDIVDLSKVSETDVIAKMVGRELMQEEHNSFVTDTVKLEARNLSSATRIRDVSFTLHKGEVLGIAGLVGSGRTELLRLLAGVDRLSAGSIAIDGKEQSFANPRDAIAAGIGLVPEERKREGIIPLRPVATNMALASLGSFSSGGMINNSKLRATAQDLLKRVNLRPFQLDRPIRLFSGGNQQKAIIARWLAAKSQILLFDEPTRGIDVGAKSEIYHLIEDLAREGHSIIVVSSELPEVIRLSDRVLVMREGRIAATIDRDQLSESAIVAHAIPGANADADDARIARPV
- a CDS encoding substrate-binding domain-containing protein, encoding MKTFLKTTLAAGLAASFLFSAAFAQELAPLNSDTEKDRMDWSQLEAKLGPFPKLPEGTKAGAVSKTLTNEYWRSLGLGYEAFGKKVTVPVAYQAAQSEGDQLGQLTIAEGMITQGYNVLLVSPQTDANLQPVIEQAKAANIPVVNVNDAVIPQAEHYVGNVQRDNGVRVAKWFIQNRPEGGKVAIVEGQAGVYAAVQRTDGFKSTISEGGKFQVVASVPGNWDRQTSYDAATNILNQHPDLIGFYANNDGMALGIVEAVKAAGLAGKVAVFGTDGISDAYASIKAGELTGTVDSFPVLTGEVALETALRLVAGQKLPRVVATPQALITADNLSRYQGEGVDVRAVLMEDAKTAK